From the genome of Populus alba chromosome 10, ASM523922v2, whole genome shotgun sequence, one region includes:
- the LOC118045384 gene encoding BTB/POZ domain-containing protein At1g67900, protein MKFMKLGSRPDTFYTAEAVRSVSSEVSSDLIVQVTGSRYLLHKFPLLSKCLRLQRLCSESPESSQHQIVQLPDFPGGVEAFELCAKFCYGITITISAYNIVAARCAADYLQMTEDVEKGNLIYKLEVFFTSCLLHGWKDAIVTLQSTKAFPLWSEDLGITSRCIEAIASKVLTHPSKVSLSHSYSRRERDDVSCNGAESQRLRPASKGWWAEDMAELGIDLYWRTMMAVKSGGKIPSNLIGEALKIYAARWLPNISRERDFNKQVGSDSDSDSTNETTSKHRLLLETIVSLLPAEKGAVTCSFLLKLLKAANILNASSSSKMELTRRASLQLEEATVRDLLIPSISLANDTVYDVDLVITILEQFMLQGQSPPTSPPRSKLGFERRRSRSAENIDLEFQESRRSSSASHSSKLKVAKLVDGYLQEIARDVNLPLSKFITLAEAIPDFSRLDHDDLYRAIDIYLKAHPDLNKSERKRLCRALDCKKLSVEACMHAAQNEFLPLRVVVQVLFFEQARAAMGGGKVTELPGNIKALLAAHNIDPSRPTAALSTTTSIQAEDQWSVSGFKSPKSKVSTLRMKMAEDELDESDLQSDGLGRSSKFKAFCALPTRPKRMFSKLLSMNRTSSEKN, encoded by the exons ATGAAGTTTATGAAACTCGGATCCCGACCGGACACCTTCTACACTGCTGAGGCTGTCAG GTCTGTCTCCTCTGAAGTTTCTAGTGACCTTATAGTTCAAGTGACTGGAAGTAGGTACTTGCTTCACAAG TTTCCTCTTCTTTCCAAGTGTTTGCGCCTACAGAGACTATGCTCTGAATCCCCTGAATCCTCACAACACCAAATAGTCCAGCTCCCTGATTTTCCCGGTGGGGTTGAGGCATTTGAACTGTGCGCAAAGTTCTGTTATGGTATTACAATCACTATTAGTGCCTACAACATTGTTGCAGCGAGATGTGCAGCCGATTATCTGCAGATGACAGAGGATGTCGAGAAGGGGAACCTAATATACAAGCTTGAAGTCTTCTTCACTTCTTGCCTCCTTCATGGGTGGAAGGATGCTATTGTCACTCTACAGAGCACCAAAGCATTTCCTTTGTGGTCAGAAGACCTTGGAATTACAAGCAGATGCATTGAAGCTATTGCCTCTAAAGTCTTAACTCATCCGTCAAAGGTGAGTTTGTCGCATAGTTACTCTAGAAGGGAAAGGGATGATGTGTCTTGTAATGGAGCAGAGAGCCAGAGGCTTAGACCAGCAAGCAAAGGTTGGTGGGCTGAAGATATGGCAGAATTAGGCATAGACCTATATTGGAGAACCATGATGGCAGTTAAGTCCGGTGGAAAGATACCATCTAACCTCATCGGGGAGGCCTTGAAAATCTACGCAGCTCGATGGCTACCTAACATATCAAGAGAACGAGATTTTAACAAGCAAGTAGGATCTGACTCGGATTCAGACTCGACCAACGAGACAACTTCAAAGCATAGGCTGCTTCTAGAAACAATAGTAAGCTTACTCCCAGCAGAGAAAGGTGCTGTCACTTGCAGTTTCCTTCTCAAACTTTTGAAAGCAGCCAATATTCTCAATGCCTCCTCATCTTCAAAGATGGAATTGACCAGAAGAGCGTCACTTCAATTAGAGGAAGCAACAGTGAGGGATCTGTTAATACCCTCCATCTCACTTGCAAATGATACAGTGTATGATGTAGACCTGGTCATCACCATATTGGAGCAGTTCATGTTACAAGGGCAGAGTCCTCCCACCAGCCCTCCAAGATCCAAGCTGGGGTTTGAAAGGAGGAGGTCTCGGTCAGCAGAGAATATTGACTTGGAGTTTCAAGAGAGCAGGAGGTCCTCTTCAGCATCCCATAGCTCAAAGTTGAAGGTGGCTAAGCTTGTGGATGGTTATCTTCAAGAGATTGCCCGAGACGTGAATTTACCTCTTTCGAAGTTCATCACCCTTGCTGAGGCCATTCCAGATTTCTCTAGGCTTGATCATGATGATCTCTACAGAGCCATTGACATTTATCTCAAG GCACATCCAGACCTAAACAAGAGTGAAAGAAAACGGTTGTGCAGAGCCCTAGACTGCAAGAAACTATCAGTCGAAGCCTGCATGCATGCTGCGCAGAATGAGTTCCTCCCACTGAGGGTGGTGGTACAAGTTCTCTTCTTTGAGCAAGCTAGAGCAGCCATGGGTGGTGGCAAAGTCACTGAGCTGCCTGGCAACATCAAAGCACTACTTGCTGCCCATAATATTGATCCATCAAGGCCAACAGCTGCATTAAGCACAACTACTAGCATTCAAGCAGAGGACCAATGGAGTGTCTCAGGCTTCAAATCACCAAAATCTAAGGTTTCAACACTAAGGATGAAAATGGCTGAAGATGAATTAGATGAAAGTGATCTGCAATCAGATGGACTAGGGAGGAGTTCCAAGTTCAAGGCTTTCTGTGCTCTTCCTACGAGACCGAAAAGGATGTTCAGTAAGTTGCTGTCCATGAATAGAACTTCcagtgaaaaaaattga